A genomic window from Sphingobacterium spiritivorum includes:
- a CDS encoding peptide ABC transporter substrate-binding protein, translated as MNLFAVVAIAIAAVTMSFTVMKNASFAGEKWFEYTDETGDGNPNNPENYILTPSDGANPPTCPEGSDEICAVKAQPVMIGGEEHPNLGTVIDDRERKLQ; from the coding sequence ATGAACCTATTTGCTGTAGTAGCAATAGCCATTGCAGCTGTAACCATGTCGTTTACCGTGATGAAAAACGCCAGTTTTGCAGGAGAAAAATGGTTTGAGTACACTGATGAAACCGGAGATGGAAATCCCAACAATCCTGAAAATTATATACTCACGCCAAGTGATGGCGCTAATCCGCCTACGTGTCCTGAAGGAAGTGACGAAATCTGTGCGGTTAAGGCTCAACCTGTGATGATTGGTGGTGAAGAACATCCCAATTTAGGTACTGTTATTGACGACAGAGAAAGAAAGCTGCAATAG
- a CDS encoding TlpA family protein disulfide reductase: MANKLIRNRITIFIACHNPELVTGGRHFLILICFMLFGVGIARPQSREVGTANNQNITALNIGDQIPDALWNTPLQVVNHPQDKKNITLADYKGKLIILDFWSTWCGTCVAALPRLHELEKEFKDDVIILPMTDQKANEIKAFLKKNRVLSRLNLFSVTDDNTYKFHFPYTMLPHEVWISKSGEVQAITHSSDVTKENITSALKGNANSIAQKKDNLTYDDTRPLLLNNNGADGDFFVSRSIITLAIEGIPRSNALPKVNEKDSTFRVLSTNADIRRMYELAFRELLTMPPNRTKLELKEPFSVSEKRFLQDKYCYEWIAPLSVLKHFPQKVQADLNYHFGINGRMEKRNTKCYTIKIIGKTTIIPNKPEDRLQYLSAWVNKTNKDIQHIPVVNDFTDQKIAIPKIAHAIEDVEAVNRQLKPFGIAIVEDERVLDFFVISEL, translated from the coding sequence ATGGCGAATAAACTTATTCGTAATAGGATAACGATTTTTATAGCCTGCCATAACCCGGAACTGGTAACGGGCGGCAGGCACTTCCTAATTCTAATTTGTTTCATGTTGTTTGGTGTCGGCATAGCCCGTCCGCAGTCCCGAGAAGTCGGGACTGCAAACAACCAAAACATCACCGCTTTAAACATCGGCGACCAAATCCCTGATGCTCTTTGGAACACACCTTTGCAGGTGGTGAACCACCCGCAGGACAAAAAAAACATCACCCTTGCCGATTACAAAGGCAAGCTGATAATATTGGATTTTTGGAGTACGTGGTGCGGTACTTGTGTAGCTGCATTGCCAAGACTTCACGAACTGGAAAAGGAGTTTAAAGACGATGTTATCATTTTACCGATGACAGACCAGAAAGCCAACGAAATAAAAGCATTCTTAAAGAAGAATCGAGTACTTTCCCGATTAAACTTGTTTTCAGTTACCGATGACAATACATATAAATTCCATTTCCCTTACACCATGTTGCCGCATGAGGTATGGATTAGCAAATCCGGCGAAGTACAAGCTATTACACACTCATCTGATGTAACAAAGGAAAATATTACTTCGGCATTGAAAGGCAATGCAAATAGCATTGCACAGAAAAAGGACAACCTTACCTATGATGACACACGTCCATTACTGCTTAATAATAATGGTGCTGACGGGGATTTTTTTGTTAGCAGAAGTATTATTACGTTAGCCATAGAAGGCATTCCTCGTTCAAATGCTCTACCAAAAGTGAACGAAAAAGATAGCACCTTTCGGGTACTATCTACCAATGCTGACATCCGCCGTATGTACGAACTTGCATTTAGAGAATTGCTAACAATGCCACCTAACCGGACAAAGCTGGAGTTGAAGGAACCATTTTCCGTTTCGGAGAAAAGGTTTTTACAGGATAAGTATTGCTACGAATGGATTGCCCCATTGTCAGTATTGAAGCACTTTCCCCAAAAAGTACAGGCTGACCTCAATTATCACTTTGGCATAAATGGGCGTATGGAAAAACGTAATACAAAATGCTATACCATTAAGATTATAGGGAAAACGACAATAATCCCCAATAAACCCGAAGACCGCTTACAATACCTTTCGGCTTGGGTAAACAAGACCAATAAAGATATACAGCATATTCCTGTTGTAAATGATTTTACTGACCAAAAAATAGCCATCCCAAAAATAGCACATGCTATTGAGGATGTGGAAGCTGTTAACAGGCAACTTAAACCATTCGGTATTGCCATCGTGGAAGATGAAAGAGTGCTGGATTTTTTTGTCATTTCTGAACTATAA
- a CDS encoding peptide ABC transporter substrate-binding protein, with the protein MKKIKNNLFALAAVTIASVTMSFSVMKNASLAGEKWFAYTDETGDGNISNPENFALVNENGSTAPPCITGNDILCAIKAKPLIGDTEHPDMNTVISSIYTRIE; encoded by the coding sequence ATGAAAAAAATAAAAAATAACCTATTTGCACTGGCAGCGGTAACCATTGCATCTGTAACAATGTCCTTTTCGGTAATGAAAAACGCCAGTCTTGCTGGAGAAAAATGGTTTGCCTATACAGATGAAACGGGAGATGGTAACATCTCCAACCCAGAAAATTTCGCACTTGTTAATGAAAATGGTAGTACAGCACCTCCGTGTATAACGGGAAATGATATATTGTGTGCTATTAAGGCAAAACCACTCATTGGAGATACTGAACACCCTGATATGAATACAGTTATTTCGTCTATATATACAAGGATAGAATAA
- a CDS encoding SusC/RagA family TonB-linked outer membrane protein: protein MKRTITFLLILFSVTNTIAQNISNIRGKVVNNENGQPVAGATVKLLNRSQNNTVQTDEDGNFEFTNKAFPLAVSVSYIGLADTTFVLSAAPQNPLTVHLNPASNTLSEVVVSTGIQKIPKERATGSFDHIDNELFNRQISTDVLSRLDGIASSAMFDNRPGVGSNNLSIRGLSTIFSNTKPLIILNNFPYEGNINDINPNDVEDITILKDATAASIWGVRAGNGVIVITTKKAKRNQPPAISFNSNMTLIQKPDMMQLPYMSSADYIGVEKMLFDNNFYDANEQLGYVPLSPAVELMYKNKHGLLTDAALQQGLNELAQYDIRRELNKYVYRKGLNQQYSLNVSGQSENVSYYLSGGYDDNTSTTDEGYKRYNLRSDNTFRLSKKLSLDAALFFTHTFTNAGRPTNFSSLPYARIADENGNALPIDRYYRSNYIQETKQNGLLDWTYRPLDEINLINNKQKTNSLILNTGLNYDIGKGLIVEIKYQYENAQGAGKDIRSMASYYTRDRINTYTQVGTDGALFRPIPLGDILNESTNSFTSQSLRLQLNYSKTWDKHQLTGLAGAEARQANTTLTQSTQYGYNPHILTTIAVNYDTDYTLYSPTGGIAKIPNPYFTSETNDRFISFFTNWAYTFDNRYNLNISARQDGSNLFGVRSNQRFTPLWSVGGSWHLTNERFINITWLDLLKLRTTFGYSGNLNRNVSALPTMRYYNGGNLINTPYGILVNPPNENLRWEKNGQFNVGFDFAVLKQRLSGTFEYYHKKNTDLIGYMPIDQTTGAIGSLSSRGFTYLGNSASMTGNGIDIQLHIVNIRKAFEWRTDLLYSTVKTKITEYLAETRDLNNYLNSGLVISPIIGKPAYSIFAFRWAGLDPETGDPMGYLHGEVSKDYAAIRNETTPEELIYYGSATPTHFGALRNTFSWKGLSLSFNISYKLGFYFRRNSVYYNAIFNGTGSHSDFSLRWQKPGDEVTTQIPSMVYPNNNNRDGYFYPRAEVLISKGDNIRLQDINLSYQIKSLENKWKLKRLEVLMYATNLGTIWKADKHNVDPEFGDLSPLRTFSFGLRAGF from the coding sequence ATGAAACGAACAATTACTTTTTTACTCATACTTTTTTCAGTTACCAATACCATTGCCCAAAACATATCCAACATTCGGGGTAAGGTAGTCAATAATGAAAATGGTCAGCCCGTAGCAGGTGCTACGGTCAAATTGTTGAACCGCAGTCAGAATAACACCGTACAAACTGATGAAGACGGAAATTTTGAATTTACAAATAAAGCATTCCCTTTAGCAGTTAGTGTTAGTTACATTGGATTAGCAGATACGACATTTGTCCTTTCTGCTGCTCCACAAAACCCATTGACGGTGCACCTAAATCCGGCAAGCAATACTTTAAGCGAAGTAGTGGTATCCACGGGTATTCAAAAAATACCCAAAGAAAGAGCCACAGGGTCATTTGACCATATCGACAACGAATTGTTTAATCGTCAAATCTCTACCGATGTATTGAGCAGGTTGGACGGTATTGCCAGTTCAGCAATGTTTGATAACAGACCCGGTGTAGGCAGTAACAATTTGAGCATACGAGGTCTAAGCACTATTTTTTCCAATACGAAACCATTAATCATACTGAATAATTTTCCCTACGAGGGCAATATAAATGATATTAACCCGAACGATGTGGAAGATATTACCATTCTAAAGGATGCAACCGCAGCCTCTATATGGGGCGTAAGAGCCGGAAACGGTGTAATCGTTATAACGACCAAGAAAGCCAAACGGAACCAGCCGCCTGCCATATCGTTTAACAGCAATATGACTCTTATTCAAAAGCCGGATATGATGCAACTGCCTTATATGTCTTCTGCGGATTATATAGGTGTCGAAAAAATGCTTTTTGACAATAACTTTTACGATGCCAATGAGCAGTTAGGCTACGTGCCATTATCCCCCGCAGTGGAATTAATGTATAAAAATAAACACGGGTTACTAACCGATGCCGCATTGCAACAAGGGCTGAACGAATTAGCGCAATACGATATACGTCGGGAATTGAATAAATACGTTTACAGGAAAGGGCTAAACCAGCAATATTCCCTAAACGTGAGTGGGCAGAGCGAAAATGTAAGCTATTATCTTTCTGGTGGCTATGATGACAATACCAGCACCACCGATGAAGGTTATAAACGGTATAATCTACGTTCTGACAATACGTTTCGACTTTCCAAAAAATTGAGTTTGGATGCCGCCTTGTTTTTTACCCATACCTTCACAAACGCAGGAAGACCTACCAATTTTTCTTCGTTACCTTATGCCCGTATTGCGGACGAAAATGGAAACGCTTTACCAATAGACCGATATTATCGGTCAAACTATATTCAGGAAACAAAACAAAATGGATTATTAGATTGGACGTATCGTCCATTGGACGAAATAAACCTCATCAACAATAAACAGAAAACAAACAGCCTGATATTGAATACAGGGCTGAATTATGACATTGGCAAAGGGCTGATTGTAGAAATCAAATACCAATATGAAAACGCACAGGGAGCAGGAAAAGATATACGGAGCATGGCATCCTATTATACCCGTGATAGGATAAATACCTATACACAGGTTGGTACGGATGGAGCGTTATTCCGCCCAATACCTTTGGGCGATATCTTAAATGAATCAACAAACAGCTTCACGTCGCAATCTCTCCGTTTACAACTGAATTACTCCAAAACTTGGGATAAACACCAGCTAACAGGTCTTGCTGGAGCAGAGGCTCGTCAGGCAAACACCACTCTAACACAGTCTACACAATATGGTTATAATCCCCATATTTTGACGACTATCGCAGTTAATTACGATACTGATTATACTTTGTACAGTCCCACAGGTGGAATTGCAAAAATTCCAAATCCATATTTTACATCCGAAACTAACGATAGGTTTATATCCTTTTTTACCAATTGGGCTTATACGTTTGATAACCGCTATAATCTTAACATTAGTGCAAGACAAGATGGCTCAAATCTGTTTGGAGTAAGGAGCAATCAACGGTTTACCCCACTTTGGTCGGTTGGTGGTAGCTGGCATCTGACGAATGAACGGTTTATCAATATTACATGGCTTGACCTGTTGAAGCTAAGGACGACTTTCGGTTATAGCGGTAACCTCAATCGCAATGTTTCGGCTCTGCCCACAATGCGTTATTACAATGGTGGAAATTTAATAAATACGCCTTATGGTATATTAGTTAATCCACCGAACGAAAATCTTCGTTGGGAAAAGAACGGGCAGTTCAATGTAGGGTTTGACTTTGCTGTTTTAAAACAACGTTTAAGCGGTACATTTGAATACTATCACAAGAAAAATACCGACCTTATTGGTTATATGCCTATCGACCAAACCACAGGTGCAATAGGTTCCTTAAGTAGCCGAGGGTTCACTTATCTTGGAAATTCGGCTTCCATGACCGGAAACGGAATAGATATACAATTGCATATTGTCAATATCCGTAAAGCATTTGAATGGCGGACAGACTTGCTGTACAGTACCGTAAAAACTAAAATAACGGAATATCTTGCCGAGACAAGAGACCTCAATAATTATCTTAATAGCGGATTGGTTATTTCGCCCATCATTGGAAAACCCGCCTATTCTATTTTTGCATTTCGATGGGCTGGTCTTGACCCCGAAACAGGCGACCCTATGGGCTACCTTCATGGCGAAGTAAGCAAAGATTATGCAGCCATCCGCAACGAAACCACACCAGAAGAACTGATTTATTATGGCTCCGCCACTCCTACACATTTCGGTGCTTTAAGAAATACGTTCTCATGGAAAGGGTTAAGTCTTTCATTCAATATCAGCTATAAATTAGGGTTCTATTTCAGGAGAAACAGCGTGTACTATAACGCAATATTCAATGGCACAGGTTCGCATTCGGATTTTAGTCTAAGATGGCAAAAGCCGGGTGATGAAGTCACCACACAGATTCCGTCAATGGTCTATCCGAATAATAACAATCGGGATGGCTATTTTTATCCACGTGCCGAAGTGCTGATTTCAAAGGGAGACAATATACGCTTACAGGACATCAACCTTAGTTACCAAATTAAATCATTGGAAAACAAATGGAAACTGAAAAGATTGGAGGTATTGATGTACGCTACCAATTTAGGGACGATATGGAAAGCGGATAAACATAACGTCGACCCGGAATTTGGAGATTTATCACCACTAAGAACTTTTTCATTTGGTTTAAGAGCAGGCTTTTAA
- a CDS encoding RagB/SusD family nutrient uptake outer membrane protein codes for MKRYIIILLITIITFSGCEKYLDVKPDKSLVVPTTVADLRALLYNTSRMNSWYPSIQDGATDNQFVQTENLNRFTSLTAKNIYTWNDDVFNDDETNEWSMMYAAIYSCNLILEQLEKIEPVPVEKNQIEGEALFFRSFAFYNVAQLWAKPYEKNTAQTDLGIPLRLKSDIGEKSIRSSVEETYTKITNDLNRAVILLSVNSPYKTTPTKQAVYGLLARIYLSMEDYDKALSYADTCLSYSDALLDYNTLTMGSATSFPIPRYNEEIIFHANDFGRMVMSITYGRIDSNLYKSYESNDIRKTAFFRNRAGYYSFRGNYDGNSGMWFAGISTNEIYLIKAECEARAGNITTALQTVNELLKNRYNSTFIPFSSDNDETVLRFILDERRKELIWRGLRWSDLRRLNKDSRFSKTITRNIDGKIYTLEPNSPKYVLPIPNSVILNNGMQQNER; via the coding sequence ATGAAACGATATATAATAATATTACTGATTACAATAATCACATTTTCAGGATGTGAAAAATATTTGGACGTTAAACCGGATAAATCGCTTGTCGTACCGACCACGGTTGCAGACCTTAGAGCATTATTGTATAACACATCGAGAATGAATAGCTGGTATCCCTCAATTCAGGATGGTGCTACGGATAATCAATTTGTACAAACAGAAAATTTGAATAGATTCACTTCATTAACAGCAAAAAACATCTATACATGGAATGATGATGTATTTAACGATGATGAAACCAACGAATGGTCGATGATGTATGCAGCAATCTACTCATGCAATTTGATTTTGGAGCAGTTGGAGAAAATTGAACCTGTTCCGGTAGAAAAAAACCAAATTGAGGGAGAGGCTTTGTTTTTCCGCTCCTTTGCATTTTACAATGTTGCCCAGCTTTGGGCAAAACCTTATGAGAAAAATACGGCACAAACAGACTTAGGTATTCCACTAAGGTTAAAATCTGATATTGGTGAGAAATCTATAAGGTCATCGGTTGAAGAAACTTATACTAAAATTACCAATGACTTGAACAGGGCTGTTATACTTTTATCCGTCAATAGCCCATATAAAACAACACCAACGAAGCAGGCTGTCTATGGACTGTTAGCCCGCATATACTTATCAATGGAAGACTATGATAAAGCACTATCTTACGCAGACACTTGTTTAAGCTATTCAGATGCTTTACTTGATTACAATACATTAACAATGGGGTCGGCAACCTCATTCCCGATACCTCGCTATAATGAAGAAATAATTTTTCATGCTAACGATTTTGGGCGTATGGTGATGAGCATTACCTATGGAAGAATTGATAGCAACCTATATAAGTCTTATGAATCGAACGATATTAGAAAAACAGCTTTCTTTAGAAACAGAGCGGGCTATTATTCCTTTAGGGGAAATTACGATGGCAATTCAGGAATGTGGTTTGCCGGAATTTCTACCAACGAAATCTATCTGATAAAAGCTGAATGTGAAGCAAGAGCAGGAAATATTACCACAGCTTTACAGACCGTAAACGAACTATTAAAAAATCGCTATAACAGTACATTTATTCCATTCAGTTCGGACAATGATGAAACTGTATTAAGGTTTATCTTGGATGAGCGAAGAAAGGAATTAATATGGCGGGGATTACGGTGGTCGGATTTAAGACGATTGAACAAGGACAGCCGTTTTTCAAAAACGATAACAAGAAATATTGATGGAAAGATTTATACATTAGAGCCAAACAGTCCAAAGTATGTCTTGCCCATACCCAATAGTGTGATACTTAACAACGGTATGCAACAAAACGAGCGGTAA
- a CDS encoding helix-turn-helix domain-containing protein gives MEKEKETVYLEGKNHMGIKIGSARRLVGITQKDLAERMGVTKQAVSKLEQTENVDDERLEKVAIALGVSVEGLKKFDVGQVLYHTNNFYEKVEPTNGAMVGTVRIENNHQFSIEQATKLFEELLRMEREHFQKAKDKK, from the coding sequence ATGGAAAAAGAAAAAGAAACCGTGTATTTGGAGGGGAAAAACCACATGGGTATAAAAATTGGCAGTGCAAGGCGATTGGTAGGTATTACGCAAAAGGATTTGGCAGAGCGTATGGGTGTGACCAAGCAAGCTGTATCTAAATTGGAACAAACCGAGAACGTGGATGACGAACGATTGGAAAAAGTAGCTATTGCGCTTGGCGTAAGCGTAGAGGGTTTGAAGAAATTTGATGTGGGGCAGGTTCTTTACCATACTAATAATTTTTACGAAAAGGTTGAACCGACAAATGGTGCTATGGTTGGTACAGTAAGAATTGAAAATAATCATCAGTTTTCAATTGAGCAGGCAACCAAGCTGTTTGAAGAATTATTGAGAATGGAACGGGAACATTTTCAGAAAGCAAAAGATAAGAAATAA
- a CDS encoding MauE/DoxX family redox-associated membrane protein yields the protein METAATYQNQIKRKRITLNVVIILLLLLWIPVGIDKITDFTAFKGGILRQPFSDSIGYILIYSLPALELITVLALVMEKYRKAGLILSTVLMTAFTAYIAVALMGAWEKLPCGCGSVISGMNWTQHFFFNLFFLSLSILGLYLWHKLRGSNAGGEATEGASAKRHIKKYFLTSKF from the coding sequence ATGGAAACAGCAGCTACATATCAAAACCAAATCAAAAGAAAACGGATAACACTCAATGTCGTTATTATTCTTTTGCTGCTTCTTTGGATACCCGTAGGCATCGATAAAATAACAGACTTTACAGCGTTTAAAGGAGGCATTCTCCGCCAACCTTTTTCAGATAGCATAGGATATATCCTAATATACTCGCTCCCGGCATTGGAGTTAATAACAGTGCTGGCATTGGTAATGGAAAAGTATCGCAAAGCAGGTCTAATACTATCTACCGTATTAATGACCGCTTTTACAGCATATATCGCTGTGGCTCTTATGGGTGCATGGGAAAAATTACCATGCGGGTGTGGTTCGGTGATAAGTGGTATGAACTGGACACAGCATTTTTTCTTTAATCTCTTTTTCCTTTCCCTAAGCATTTTGGGGCTTTACTTATGGCATAAATTACGAGGTAGCAACGCCGGAGGCGAAGCTACCGAGGGCGCGTCTGCCAAAAGACATATAAAAAAGTATTTTTTAACATCAAAATTTTAA
- a CDS encoding helix-turn-helix domain-containing protein, translating into MQEEDKVHVLETLEENHQGRNAQRIRIYLGIKQEVLANELGMSQPQISAIEREAVLEPEMLERFAFALGVTPDLIKKFDVERAIYNINSYKDSTVQHGENSTQNINPLDKVVELYERLLQSEREKLELFINQKNHS; encoded by the coding sequence ATGCAAGAGGAAGACAAAGTACACGTTTTGGAAACGCTGGAAGAAAACCATCAGGGCAGAAATGCGCAGCGTATCCGTATTTACTTGGGCATTAAGCAAGAAGTGCTTGCTAATGAATTGGGTATGAGCCAGCCACAAATTTCTGCCATAGAACGGGAAGCTGTTTTAGAGCCGGAAATGTTGGAACGATTTGCTTTTGCATTAGGCGTAACCCCTGACCTCATTAAGAAATTTGATGTGGAACGAGCTATTTATAATATCAACAGTTATAAAGATAGTACTGTTCAACATGGTGAGAATAGTACGCAGAATATTAATCCGTTAGATAAAGTAGTCGAGTTATACGAACGGTTGTTGCAAAGTGAGCGGGAGAAACTGGAATTATTTATAAACCAAAAAAATCATTCGTAA
- a CDS encoding RteC domain-containing protein codes for MKRMDKFYNETYLKLETEIQELEIENDNPVQRTEAIIYRIVECLSEIKDYVLKRGFTNVDEEIRFFKYQKPVIVSKLIYYNAIYKIETRKPYGAKRIRKYLKKELKKLKRFFDNNIDFYKYYRSNNSFLDEKMFVRGKHDIKLWLDTYYFQSDQSFSTSHDYKVAKIMANDLIQVYLEDQLYCTYKRLFIKRTAISGLNWTGSKAALTELIYSLYYQSVLDNGNTDIRLIAEYFENAFNIDLGNFYHTYLEIRNRKRNRTKFLDALRDNLIKKMDEQEEK; via the coding sequence ATGAAACGAATGGATAAATTTTACAATGAAACATATCTTAAATTGGAAACAGAAATCCAAGAACTGGAGATTGAAAACGATAACCCGGTACAACGGACAGAAGCCATTATATACCGGATTGTGGAATGTCTGTCCGAAATTAAAGATTATGTTTTGAAACGAGGATTTACAAATGTTGATGAAGAAATCCGATTTTTTAAATATCAAAAGCCAGTCATTGTTTCAAAATTGATTTATTATAATGCCATTTACAAAATCGAGACGAGGAAGCCCTACGGGGCTAAGCGCATTAGAAAATATCTTAAAAAAGAATTGAAGAAGCTAAAAAGGTTTTTCGACAATAACATTGATTTTTATAAATATTACCGAAGCAACAACTCGTTTCTTGACGAGAAAATGTTTGTTCGGGGCAAGCACGATATAAAACTGTGGCTGGATACCTATTATTTTCAGTCCGACCAATCTTTTTCTACTTCCCACGATTATAAGGTAGCCAAGATAATGGCGAATGATTTGATACAGGTGTATCTCGAAGACCAGCTTTACTGCACCTACAAGCGTTTGTTTATAAAACGCACTGCTATTTCGGGGCTGAACTGGACAGGTAGTAAAGCTGCTTTGACAGAACTCATTTACTCCCTATACTACCAAAGCGTTCTCGATAATGGCAATACGGATATTAGGTTGATAGCGGAATATTTTGAAAATGCCTTTAATATTGATTTGGGAAACTTTTACCATACCTATCTCGAAATACGCAACCGGAAACGAAACCGTACCAAATTCCTTGATGCACTGCGGGATAACCTTATTAAGAAAATGGATGAGCAGGAGGAAAAATAA